In one window of Pseudodesulfovibrio sediminis DNA:
- a CDS encoding ABC transporter substrate-binding protein, translating into MKRLTMFLVVVFVLGLASASFAKGRLVIYCSNEPFACQAVADAFAEKYDVKVQMTRSGSGSTYAKILAEKDNPKGDVWYAGTLDPHSQAGVNGLLESYESPMLVEIGPEFQNPATSKKHQSAGVYAGVLGYSVNTDVLKEKGLPMPRSWADLTKPEYKGMIQVASPQSSGTAYTVLATMVQLLGEDAAFEYLAKLHQNVNQYTKSGSAPGKAAARGETMIGIGFLHDHALQKANGFPLELIVPAEGTGYEIGGLSIIKDCRNLDNAKLFVDYMLSAEGQEVPQRVKMFQVPTNVNANVPPEAIRLDQVKLIDYDFVKYGSEEMRAHLIDRWVREIKPLAR; encoded by the coding sequence ATGAAACGGCTGACAATGTTTCTCGTGGTTGTGTTCGTTCTGGGGCTGGCCAGTGCCAGCTTTGCCAAAGGACGCCTGGTCATCTACTGCTCCAACGAGCCGTTTGCCTGCCAGGCGGTCGCTGACGCCTTTGCCGAAAAGTATGACGTCAAGGTGCAGATGACCCGGTCCGGCTCCGGCTCCACCTATGCCAAGATCCTGGCCGAGAAGGACAACCCCAAGGGCGACGTCTGGTACGCAGGCACCCTGGACCCCCACTCCCAGGCCGGCGTGAACGGCCTGCTGGAATCCTATGAATCTCCCATGCTCGTGGAAATCGGCCCCGAATTCCAGAACCCCGCCACCAGCAAGAAGCATCAGTCCGCAGGCGTGTACGCGGGCGTGCTCGGTTACTCGGTCAACACCGACGTGCTCAAGGAAAAGGGCCTGCCCATGCCGCGTTCCTGGGCCGACCTGACCAAGCCCGAGTACAAGGGCATGATCCAGGTCGCCTCCCCGCAGTCCTCGGGCACCGCCTACACCGTGTTGGCCACCATGGTTCAGCTTCTGGGCGAAGATGCCGCTTTCGAGTATCTTGCCAAGCTGCACCAGAACGTGAACCAGTACACCAAGTCCGGCTCTGCTCCGGGCAAGGCCGCCGCCCGTGGCGAAACCATGATCGGCATCGGTTTCCTGCATGACCACGCCCTCCAGAAGGCCAACGGCTTCCCCCTGGAACTCATCGTGCCCGCCGAAGGCACCGGCTATGAAATCGGCGGCCTGTCCATCATCAAGGACTGCCGCAACCTCGACAATGCCAAGCTCTTCGTGGACTACATGCTGTCCGCAGAAGGCCAGGAAGTGCCCCAGCGCGTGAAGATGTTCCAGGTTCCCACCAACGTGAACGCCAACGTGCCACCTGAGGCCATTCGTCTGGATCAGGTCAAGCTCATCGACTACGACTTCGTCAAATACGGTTCCGAAGAGATGCGCGCGCACCTCATCGACCGCTGGGTCAGGGAAATCAAGCCGCTGGCCCGTTAA
- a CDS encoding SulP family inorganic anion transporter encodes MESNPVLVSNSKGSVQADIFSGLTVALALVPEAVAFSFVAGVSPMVGLYGAFMMCLITAVLGGRPGMISGATGAMAVVMVNLVLEGNALGGAGSHAGLQYLFFTLLLVGVFQALAGIFRLGKFIRMVPRSVMMGFVNGLAIVIFLSQLKMFQAAEGVWLQGEPLWIMAGLVALTMCILLAVPKIHKKWPGALIAIISVSLLVLFARIDTATVLSFIQSKGGTGIVSGLPTFAFPRVPLTWGTLVFITPYALILAAVGLIESLMTLTLIDELTDTHGSGNRECMAQGLGNFVNGLFGGMGGCAMIGQSIINITSGGRGRLSGIVAAGALLFFILFTSRYIEQVPIAALVGVMFIVVIKTFAWSTFNIMNKIPKWDVIVIVLVTFLTVKYDLAIAVVAGVIISALIFAWNNALRIRARKMVDEHGIKHYQIYGPLFFASTALFLEKFDAQNDPQEVVIDFEESRIMDQSAIEAINKLAETYERSGKSIHLWHLSKDCVRLIRKAEKICVVNILEDPDYFVSIDDFRQYRENLEFEAL; translated from the coding sequence GTGGAGTCCAACCCCGTTCTTGTTTCCAATTCCAAAGGCAGCGTCCAAGCCGACATCTTTTCCGGTCTGACCGTTGCGCTGGCCCTTGTTCCCGAGGCCGTCGCCTTTTCATTCGTTGCCGGGGTGTCCCCCATGGTCGGCCTGTACGGCGCATTCATGATGTGCCTGATCACCGCCGTGCTCGGCGGCCGTCCCGGCATGATCTCCGGTGCGACCGGAGCCATGGCCGTGGTCATGGTCAACCTGGTGCTCGAAGGCAATGCCCTTGGTGGCGCAGGTTCTCACGCCGGACTGCAATACCTCTTTTTCACGCTGTTGCTGGTGGGTGTCTTTCAGGCGTTGGCCGGTATATTCCGGCTGGGCAAGTTCATCCGCATGGTGCCCCGGTCTGTCATGATGGGCTTTGTCAACGGACTGGCCATCGTCATTTTTCTGTCTCAACTGAAAATGTTCCAGGCGGCGGAAGGCGTGTGGCTCCAGGGGGAACCCCTGTGGATCATGGCCGGGCTGGTGGCCCTGACCATGTGCATCCTCCTTGCGGTGCCGAAAATTCACAAGAAATGGCCCGGTGCGCTCATTGCCATCATCTCCGTGTCCCTGCTGGTGCTGTTTGCCAGGATCGACACGGCCACCGTGCTTTCCTTTATCCAGTCCAAGGGCGGCACCGGCATTGTTTCGGGACTGCCGACCTTTGCCTTTCCCCGTGTGCCCCTGACCTGGGGCACGCTGGTGTTCATCACACCCTACGCGCTGATTCTGGCCGCTGTCGGCCTCATCGAATCGCTGATGACCCTGACGCTCATCGACGAGCTCACGGATACGCACGGCAGCGGGAATCGGGAATGCATGGCGCAGGGACTCGGCAACTTCGTCAACGGTCTGTTCGGCGGCATGGGCGGGTGTGCCATGATCGGCCAGAGCATCATCAACATCACCTCCGGCGGCAGGGGACGGCTGTCCGGCATCGTGGCCGCAGGCGCGCTGCTGTTTTTTATCCTGTTTACGTCCCGGTATATCGAGCAGGTGCCCATCGCGGCGCTGGTGGGGGTCATGTTCATCGTGGTCATCAAGACTTTTGCATGGTCCACGTTCAACATCATGAACAAGATCCCCAAGTGGGACGTCATCGTCATCGTGCTGGTGACCTTTTTGACAGTGAAATACGACCTGGCCATCGCGGTCGTTGCCGGAGTCATCATCTCGGCCCTGATCTTTGCCTGGAATAACGCCCTGCGTATTCGCGCCCGCAAGATGGTGGATGAACACGGCATCAAGCACTATCAGATTTACGGCCCGCTGTTCTTTGCCTCCACCGCGCTCTTCCTGGAGAAGTTCGACGCGCAGAACGATCCGCAGGAAGTCGTGATTGATTTTGAAGAGTCGCGCATCATGGATCAGTCCGCCATCGAGGCCATCAACAAGCTGGCGGAAACGTATGAACGGTCCGGCAAGAGCATCCATCTGTGGCACTTGAGCAAGGATTGTGTCCGGCTCATCAGGAAAGCAGAGAAGATTTGCGTGGTGAATATCCTTGAGGACCCGGATTATTTCGTCAGCATAGACGATTTTCGTCAATACCGGGAAAACCTGGAGTTCGAGGCGCTGTAA
- a CDS encoding GlcG/HbpS family heme-binding protein: MRKCKLSIVLALALTLFCALPALAEGPVKTLSGDITLAQAQKILAAAVKKAEAIKVPMNIAIVDAGGNLKAFYRQEDAFIGSIDISIKKAMTARYFNMSTRTLGSVSQPGQPLYGIEASNDGLILFAGGVLLVDANNVIIGAIGVSGGSVDEDESVAFAGAAVIK; this comes from the coding sequence ATGCGCAAATGTAAACTTTCCATTGTCTTGGCCCTTGCCCTCACACTTTTTTGTGCTCTTCCCGCCCTTGCAGAAGGTCCCGTGAAGACCCTGTCCGGTGACATCACACTGGCACAGGCCCAGAAGATCCTGGCCGCCGCAGTCAAGAAGGCCGAGGCCATCAAGGTTCCCATGAACATCGCCATTGTTGATGCCGGTGGCAACCTCAAGGCTTTCTACCGTCAGGAAGACGCTTTCATCGGCAGCATTGATATCTCCATCAAGAAGGCCATGACCGCCCGTTATTTCAACATGTCCACCCGTACCCTGGGTTCCGTTTCCCAGCCCGGCCAGCCCCTCTACGGCATCGAAGCCAGTAACGACGGTCTGATCCTGTTTGCCGGTGGTGTGCTGCTGGTCGACGCCAATAACGTCATCATCGGTGCCATCGGCGTCAGCGGCGGTAGCGTTGACGAAGACGAGTCCGTTGCCTTTGCCGGTGCCGCTGTCATCAAGTAG
- a CDS encoding mechanosensitive ion channel domain-containing protein, with protein MFDQKTRSRIPHSATNWSIQTIPCKNLKISHILDEQPQLLRYDMPFDFSLLTYLSGVTLLAILIYLWINYRLTSFKRQRVTRIEDLVNEAETISSMPTEVLSGKEEKRQKQKMVKGVHSRFTIIQRALLFFAVTIWLVALIVPFIGKLPTTMISILMAVLTAVIGIAAKPLVENMISGIVISFSNQLRVGDTLMIDQQYGTVEDISITHTKIKTWDWKRYVIPNSRMLTKEFTNLNLNDSRLWAYLEFCISYDADLEEVRDIATDVATHSEYYTSDEIPQFWIMRMEKECVVCWIAAWADSPADAWNLKSDMAISLVKTLKLKGIPTHVSRVDFTTNTPSQFPPANTPRKEAEPAEHIP; from the coding sequence GTGTTTGACCAGAAGACCCGGTCGCGCATTCCGCATTCCGCCACAAACTGGTCTATCCAGACCATTCCGTGTAAGAACCTGAAGATCAGCCATATTTTGGATGAACAACCCCAGCTTTTGAGGTATGACATGCCTTTTGATTTTTCCCTCCTTACCTACCTGAGCGGTGTGACGCTTCTGGCAATCCTGATTTATCTCTGGATCAACTACCGCCTGACCTCTTTCAAGAGGCAGCGGGTGACCCGCATTGAAGATCTGGTCAACGAAGCGGAGACCATATCGTCCATGCCCACGGAAGTCCTGAGCGGCAAGGAGGAAAAACGGCAAAAACAGAAGATGGTCAAGGGTGTGCATTCGCGCTTCACCATCATTCAACGCGCGTTGCTGTTTTTTGCCGTCACCATCTGGCTGGTCGCCCTCATCGTTCCCTTTATCGGCAAATTGCCGACCACCATGATCTCCATTCTGATGGCCGTGCTCACCGCGGTTATCGGTATTGCCGCCAAACCGTTGGTCGAGAATATGATTTCAGGTATCGTGATCAGCTTTTCAAACCAGCTCCGGGTGGGAGACACCCTCATGATCGATCAGCAGTACGGCACGGTCGAAGACATCTCCATCACCCACACCAAGATCAAGACCTGGGACTGGAAGCGGTACGTCATCCCCAACAGCCGCATGCTGACCAAGGAGTTCACGAACCTGAACCTCAACGATTCCCGGCTCTGGGCCTATCTGGAATTCTGCATCTCCTATGACGCCGACCTGGAAGAGGTCCGTGATATCGCCACTGATGTAGCCACACACAGCGAATACTACACCTCGGACGAGATACCCCAGTTCTGGATCATGCGCATGGAAAAGGAATGCGTGGTCTGCTGGATTGCGGCCTGGGCCGACTCTCCGGCAGACGCATGGAACCTCAAGAGCGACATGGCTATCAGTCTGGTCAAGACCCTGAAACTGAAGGGCATCCCCACCCACGTGTCGCGGGTCGACTTCACGACAAACACGCCCTCGCAATTCCCCCCGGCCAACACCCCACGCAAAGAGGCCGAACCAGCGGAACATATCCCCTGA
- a CDS encoding Crp/Fnr family transcriptional regulator has translation MKDTDLSEIRATLQEDTNLNRATPSALTELARHVTRLDFDKGEYVFQIGDDASYYYLLESGRVVLSRESPTGKVFTFRIAVRGTPLNAFACFRTRVRIFSARVAEKASVIAIPCPVFKQWVLDNPAVASGIINTMGDLLDGAYTRILDLIDESVETRILNALSMLSSRIGLDLPLTNEDVAELVGTSRETAARVISRLQECGLIAKSRGTLQILDKTRLDDSSTSPFFIV, from the coding sequence ATGAAAGATACCGACCTCTCAGAAATACGCGCAACGTTGCAGGAAGATACCAATCTGAACCGTGCGACGCCCTCGGCCCTCACGGAGCTTGCCCGGCATGTCACCCGGCTCGATTTCGACAAGGGTGAGTATGTCTTTCAAATCGGCGACGATGCCAGCTATTATTATCTGCTGGAGAGCGGGCGGGTGGTCCTGTCGAGAGAATCGCCCACCGGAAAGGTCTTTACCTTTCGTATTGCCGTGCGCGGCACCCCGCTGAACGCGTTCGCCTGTTTTCGGACACGGGTCCGTATCTTTTCTGCCCGCGTGGCTGAAAAAGCCTCTGTCATCGCCATTCCCTGCCCGGTCTTCAAGCAGTGGGTCCTTGATAATCCGGCTGTTGCTTCCGGCATTATCAATACCATGGGCGATCTGCTCGACGGTGCCTACACACGGATCCTCGACCTGATCGACGAGAGCGTGGAGACGCGCATCCTGAATGCCTTGAGCATGTTATCTTCACGTATAGGTCTCGACCTGCCGCTGACCAACGAGGACGTGGCCGAACTCGTGGGCACCTCCCGCGAAACAGCGGCGCGTGTCATCTCCCGTCTGCAGGAGTGCGGGCTTATTGCCAAGTCACGCGGGACGTTGCAGATCCTTGATAAGACGCGGCTGGACGATTCGAGCACCAGTCCGTTTTTCATTGTGTAA
- a CDS encoding DUF190 domain-containing protein — MMQGYFVTFFTQQNRTYDDMPLARWIIEEAQKMGVGGATLFSGQEGFGHDGRFHSDNYFDLEDQPLQVGMALTSKEYDMLMARLKENGIRIFYTKSEIEFGFTSEC; from the coding sequence ATGATGCAAGGATATTTTGTCACTTTTTTTACGCAACAGAACCGCACGTATGACGATATGCCGCTGGCCAGATGGATCATAGAAGAGGCGCAGAAGATGGGCGTCGGCGGTGCTACACTTTTTTCCGGTCAGGAAGGATTCGGGCATGACGGGCGCTTTCATTCAGATAACTATTTTGATCTCGAAGATCAGCCTCTGCAGGTTGGCATGGCCCTTACTTCCAAGGAATACGATATGCTGATGGCGCGTCTCAAGGAGAACGGCATCCGTATTTTCTACACCAAGTCGGAGATTGAATTCGGTTTCACTTCAGAGTGTTAA
- a CDS encoding DUF554 domain-containing protein, whose translation MIGPYVNGAALVVGSVAGALIGPRLNANVRLKMPMVFGCAAMGLGVVMVIKVKFLAPVVLALVLGSLIGELIQLERLIQKAAGSARRLVEKVAAPVDGISQEEFLDKFVALLMLFSMSTTGIYGAMTEGMTGDPTLLIVKAILDLFTAPIFASTMGIAVAVLVVPQFVIQAGLYLGATLILPLTTPDMLADFSACGGLIMLATGFRICGIKQFPVASMIPALLLVMPLSWVWATFLG comes from the coding sequence ATGATAGGTCCTTATGTTAACGGAGCGGCCCTGGTGGTCGGCAGTGTTGCCGGTGCGCTTATCGGCCCCAGGCTCAATGCCAATGTTCGATTGAAAATGCCCATGGTGTTTGGTTGTGCAGCCATGGGGCTTGGCGTGGTCATGGTGATCAAGGTCAAGTTCCTCGCGCCGGTGGTACTCGCGTTGGTGCTGGGGTCTCTTATCGGTGAGCTGATTCAACTGGAGCGACTTATCCAGAAGGCGGCAGGGAGTGCACGTCGATTGGTCGAGAAGGTTGCGGCACCTGTCGACGGCATCAGCCAGGAAGAGTTTCTGGATAAATTCGTGGCGCTGCTGATGCTTTTCAGCATGAGCACCACAGGCATTTACGGTGCCATGACAGAGGGCATGACCGGTGACCCGACCCTGCTCATTGTCAAAGCCATTCTGGATTTGTTCACGGCACCCATCTTTGCCTCGACCATGGGCATCGCCGTCGCCGTACTGGTGGTGCCGCAATTCGTCATCCAGGCCGGGCTCTATCTCGGAGCGACACTGATTCTGCCCCTGACCACCCCGGACATGCTAGCGGATTTTTCCGCGTGCGGTGGACTCATCATGCTGGCCACCGGCTTTCGTATCTGCGGCATCAAGCAGTTCCCTGTGGCGAGTATGATCCCGGCCTTGCTGCTGGTCATGCCCCTGTCATGGGTGTGGGCCACCTTTTTGGGGTAA
- a CDS encoding iron-containing alcohol dehydrogenase, which translates to MALQEQVYGFFIPSMTLIGIGASKQIPEKIKALGGSKPLLVTDKGVVAVGVCKQVTDLLDAASMDYVIYDETVPNPTDKNVEEGIELYTKNNCDSLITLGGGSSHDCGKGIGLIVSNGGKIHDYEGVDKASKPLMPYLAVNTTAGTASEMTRFAVITDTSRHVKMAIADWRITPGIAIDDPVLMVGMPPALTASTGMDALTHSVEAFVSTIANPMTNACAIESIKLIFKYLRKAVANGQDLEAREGMCFAQYLAGMAFNNASLGYVHAMAHQLGGLYNLPHGECNALLLPHIEEFNMVAKVEQFAEMAEIMGENTAGLSPRDAAELALKAIRQLSVDVGIPETLTELGKRYGKDVKASDIPTMTANAQLDICKFTNPRCATDDEVTEIYLKAL; encoded by the coding sequence ATGGCGCTTCAAGAACAGGTATACGGCTTTTTTATTCCCAGCATGACATTGATCGGTATCGGCGCATCCAAGCAGATACCTGAAAAGATCAAGGCGCTCGGCGGCAGCAAACCCCTGCTCGTCACCGACAAGGGCGTAGTGGCTGTCGGCGTCTGCAAACAGGTCACGGATCTGCTTGATGCCGCATCCATGGACTATGTCATCTATGATGAAACCGTGCCCAACCCCACGGACAAGAATGTCGAGGAAGGCATTGAGCTGTACACGAAGAACAACTGCGACAGCCTCATCACCCTGGGCGGCGGCTCTTCCCACGACTGCGGCAAGGGCATCGGCCTCATCGTCTCCAACGGGGGCAAAATTCACGACTACGAAGGCGTGGACAAGGCCAGCAAGCCCCTGATGCCGTACCTTGCGGTCAACACCACGGCAGGAACGGCCTCCGAGATGACCCGTTTCGCGGTCATCACCGACACCTCCCGCCATGTGAAGATGGCCATTGCAGACTGGCGCATCACCCCAGGCATCGCCATTGACGACCCCGTCCTCATGGTCGGCATGCCTCCGGCGCTGACCGCGTCCACCGGCATGGATGCCTTGACCCACTCCGTGGAAGCGTTTGTCTCCACCATCGCCAACCCCATGACCAATGCCTGCGCCATTGAATCCATCAAGCTGATCTTCAAGTATTTGCGCAAGGCCGTGGCAAACGGTCAGGACCTGGAAGCCCGTGAAGGCATGTGCTTTGCCCAGTATCTCGCGGGCATGGCATTCAACAACGCCAGCCTGGGCTACGTCCACGCCATGGCCCACCAGCTCGGCGGCCTCTACAACCTGCCGCACGGCGAATGCAACGCCCTGCTCCTGCCCCATATCGAAGAGTTCAACATGGTCGCCAAGGTCGAACAGTTTGCCGAAATGGCAGAAATCATGGGCGAAAACACGGCTGGCCTGTCACCGCGCGACGCTGCCGAACTGGCACTGAAGGCCATCCGCCAGTTGTCGGTCGACGTCGGCATCCCGGAGACCCTGACCGAGCTGGGCAAACGCTACGGCAAGGACGTCAAGGCATCCGATATTCCCACCATGACTGCCAATGCCCAGCTGGACATTTGCAAGTTCACCAACCCGCGCTGCGCCACGGATGATGAAGTCACGGAAATCTACCTGAAGGCACTGTAA
- a CDS encoding sigma-54-dependent Fis family transcriptional regulator: MEKTVCPPFSMNQRTKVSKQWQRFQARCPVDTSLVRPMIHASWERCRRANMHSGSLPLCPIDTLALEKATVVNRHLVESAKRIMDKLAHSIHLSKSVVTLVDTTGLVLYASATSQDLDNVPYGMPGRRCDESTIGTNGMGLCIIEKKAVHVVASEHYSSSLHYLSCSAAPIHDPDGQLIGALNLAINTENFHQHTLGLVEAAAHAIEEHLRLRSLMHNNKVILEQLDEGVIVLGGDGVITNINPQASKMLGLDTQPTGEKIQAYIPSSGVLQSMLTDRTAFHDREVSFDLRRGKLVCALSCVPFGDAGVILTLRGVKRMRHYAARVAGAKAVYTFDNIVGASPALHETVRLTQVASQSGATTLLVGESGTGKELFAQAIHNASNRRKEPFVVVNCGALPRNLVQSELFGYVAGAFSGALKEGSPGKFELADGGTLFLDEIGEMPLEAQVSLLRLLQESEVTRLGGKQAKRIDVRIIAATNKDLPSAVRNKAFREDLYYRLNVLTIAIPPLRQRDGDIELLTEVFLNKFITTLRKKPLQLSDDAMAALKAYQWPGNIRELENCIERLVNVAQGDTIDVADLPQNMTTETNQQPLADITSSPVSLKGFQKAIIQETLRETNGNLRRASTILNISRTTMYAKLKQYRIEVETFRGA, translated from the coding sequence ATGGAAAAAACAGTCTGTCCTCCTTTCTCCATGAACCAAAGGACCAAGGTTTCCAAACAATGGCAGCGCTTTCAGGCCCGCTGCCCCGTGGACACCAGTCTTGTGCGTCCCATGATCCACGCCTCCTGGGAGCGGTGCCGCCGAGCCAACATGCACAGCGGTTCACTGCCGCTCTGCCCCATCGACACCCTCGCCCTTGAAAAGGCCACTGTTGTCAATAGACATCTGGTGGAAAGTGCCAAGCGCATCATGGACAAGCTGGCCCACTCCATCCACCTGTCCAAAAGCGTTGTGACGCTGGTCGATACGACCGGACTGGTGCTGTATGCCTCTGCCACAAGCCAGGACCTCGACAACGTTCCCTATGGCATGCCGGGACGGCGGTGTGATGAGAGCACCATCGGCACCAATGGCATGGGGCTCTGCATCATCGAGAAAAAGGCGGTCCATGTTGTCGCCTCCGAACACTACAGCTCCTCGCTGCACTACCTCAGCTGCTCCGCCGCCCCTATTCATGATCCCGACGGCCAGTTGATCGGCGCATTGAATCTGGCCATCAACACGGAAAATTTCCACCAGCACACTCTGGGACTGGTGGAAGCGGCCGCGCATGCCATTGAGGAGCATCTCCGGCTGCGAAGCCTCATGCACAACAACAAGGTCATCCTCGAACAGTTGGACGAAGGCGTCATTGTCCTGGGGGGCGACGGTGTCATCACCAACATCAACCCGCAGGCCAGCAAGATGCTCGGTCTGGACACCCAGCCCACAGGTGAAAAGATACAAGCCTACATCCCTTCCAGTGGGGTGCTCCAATCCATGTTGACCGATCGAACCGCCTTTCATGACCGGGAAGTCTCCTTTGATTTGCGCAGGGGAAAACTCGTCTGCGCCCTGTCCTGTGTCCCGTTCGGCGACGCCGGGGTGATCCTGACCCTGAGGGGCGTCAAACGCATGCGCCACTACGCGGCACGAGTGGCCGGGGCCAAGGCGGTCTACACCTTCGACAACATCGTGGGCGCTTCTCCAGCGCTGCACGAGACCGTCCGCCTGACGCAGGTCGCCTCGCAGAGCGGAGCCACTACGCTGCTGGTGGGCGAATCCGGCACAGGCAAGGAGTTGTTTGCCCAGGCCATTCACAACGCCAGCAACCGGCGCAAGGAGCCATTTGTCGTGGTCAACTGCGGTGCGTTGCCGCGCAACCTTGTCCAGAGCGAGCTGTTCGGCTACGTGGCCGGGGCTTTTTCCGGCGCACTCAAGGAAGGCAGCCCGGGCAAGTTCGAACTGGCGGACGGCGGCACGTTATTTCTCGACGAGATCGGCGAAATGCCGCTGGAGGCCCAGGTCAGCCTGTTGCGCCTGCTTCAGGAGAGCGAAGTCACCCGCCTTGGCGGCAAACAGGCCAAACGCATCGATGTGCGCATTATCGCGGCAACCAACAAGGACCTGCCCAGCGCCGTGCGTAACAAGGCCTTTCGGGAAGATCTCTATTACCGGCTGAATGTGCTGACCATCGCCATCCCTCCCCTGCGCCAGCGCGACGGCGATATCGAACTCCTGACCGAAGTATTCCTGAACAAATTCATCACGACCCTGCGCAAAAAGCCCTTGCAGTTGTCCGATGACGCTATGGCAGCGCTGAAGGCCTACCAGTGGCCGGGCAACATTCGTGAGCTGGAGAACTGTATTGAGCGACTGGTGAATGTGGCTCAAGGCGACACCATCGACGTCGCCGACCTGCCTCAGAACATGACGACAGAGACAAATCAGCAACCGCTCGCAGACATCACCAGTTCACCTGTGTCCCTCAAAGGATTTCAGAAGGCGATCATTCAGGAGACATTGCGTGAGACCAACGGCAATCTGCGGCGCGCCTCAACCATCCTCAATATCTCGCGCACCACCATGTATGCCAAACTCAAGCAGTATCGCATTGAGGTGGAGACATTCCGGGGAGCATAG
- a CDS encoding alpha/beta fold hydrolase, whose product MNRSKTLTFFLVLLVAMTGFGCVHTPTPVEPQQPEKPAEVTTTEAKPIEVKPAAVKPKPAKPKKKALIKFDHKSGHTLAVKGADIYYEIQGKADGKPLLLLHGGLGSMTDLNGFVGKLPTKYRMIAIDFRGHGKSTMGTAPLTYAQHQEDVEAVLTKLGITNVSILGVDDGGTVGYRMAASSPVKVRQLITLGSHWRLLPDDMALPILRSLTAKKWSKLFPESVAYYTKINPQPNFDALEKAVVGLWTNVQPTGYPGESVCAIKAPVLIARGDDDHLFSLEEAAELRNRIAESGFLNIPYAGHAAYEAAPEVFISAVNAFLEVKESTQ is encoded by the coding sequence ATGAACCGATCCAAAACACTGACATTTTTCCTGGTGCTGCTGGTGGCCATGACCGGGTTTGGCTGCGTCCATACTCCCACGCCTGTAGAGCCACAACAACCGGAGAAACCGGCGGAAGTTACAACAACGGAAGCAAAACCGATTGAAGTAAAACCGGCGGCAGTAAAACCAAAGCCTGCAAAACCAAAGAAAAAAGCCCTTATCAAATTCGACCACAAGAGTGGCCATACACTGGCTGTAAAAGGGGCTGACATCTATTATGAGATACAAGGCAAAGCGGATGGGAAGCCACTCCTCCTGCTGCACGGTGGTCTTGGCAGCATGACGGACCTGAACGGCTTTGTCGGAAAACTGCCCACCAAATACCGGATGATAGCCATTGATTTTCGTGGTCATGGCAAATCCACCATGGGCACAGCCCCGCTGACATACGCCCAGCACCAGGAAGACGTCGAAGCCGTGCTGACAAAGCTCGGCATCACCAATGTTTCCATCCTCGGCGTCGACGACGGCGGCACTGTCGGCTACCGCATGGCGGCGAGCAGTCCCGTCAAGGTCCGGCAGCTGATCACCCTGGGTTCTCATTGGAGACTGTTGCCTGATGACATGGCCCTGCCCATATTGCGGAGCCTGACCGCCAAAAAATGGTCAAAATTATTCCCCGAATCAGTGGCGTACTATACAAAGATCAATCCCCAACCGAATTTCGACGCACTGGAGAAGGCCGTTGTGGGGCTATGGACAAACGTACAGCCTACGGGCTACCCGGGCGAAAGCGTCTGCGCCATAAAGGCCCCCGTGCTGATAGCCCGCGGCGACGACGACCATCTCTTTTCGCTTGAGGAGGCCGCCGAATTACGCAACCGGATAGCCGAATCCGGCTTCCTCAACATTCCCTATGCAGGCCATGCGGCCTATGAAGCGGCGCCGGAAGTGTTCATCTCTGCCGTCAATGCCTTCCTTGAGGTAAAAGAATCGACGCAATAA